In one window of Gossypium hirsutum isolate 1008001.06 chromosome A01, Gossypium_hirsutum_v2.1, whole genome shotgun sequence DNA:
- the LOC107916542 gene encoding F-box only protein 6, protein MEGLAMLRQLIGQLQDLLHLYGSPPPPLPPSSPFHLLHLHQLPHPFHDHHRRWCFPNINDTSAEDYYSLVMAAGKSGNCKMLEPFKPPPSKRSRKERNRGKLPGSTPASEVMDQEIWKEFPEDLFEAVIARLPIATFFRFRSVCRKWNSLLESQSFSHHCAEIPLANPWFYTITHENMNVGAMYDPSTKKWHHPTISFLPAKMIALPVASVGGLVCFLDIGHRNFYVCNPLTQSFKELPARSVKVWSRVAVGMTLNGNSTNEGYKILWVGCDGEYEVYESVKNSWSRPGSMPSNIKLPLSLNFRSQAISIDSTLYFMQSDPEGIVSYNMVSGVWKQFIIPAPIHLSDHTLAECEGRIMLVGLLTKNAATCVCIWELQKMTLLWKEVDRMPNIWCLEFYGKHVRMSCLGNKGLFMLSLRSRQMNRLVTYNVMSREWMKVPGCVLPRGRKRQWIACGTAFYPCLTATA, encoded by the exons ATGGAAGGGCTGGCCATGCTTAGGCAGCTCATCGGTCAGCTTCAAGACCTCTTGCATCTCTACGGCTCTCCTCCTCCGCCGCTTCCTCCGTCCTCTCCTTTTCACCTTCTTCACCTCCACCAACTGCCTCATCCTTTCCACGACCACCACCGCAG GTGGTGTTTTCCGAATATCAATGATACTTCTGCTGAGGATTACTACAGTCTTGTAATGGCTGCAGGGAAATCTGGAAACTGTAAGATGTTGGAACCTTTCAAGCCTCCACCAAGCAAGAGATCACGAAAGGAGCGGAACCGAGGGAAATTACCTGGAAGTACCCCTGCATCAGAGGTTATGGATCAAGAAATTTGGAAAGAATTCCCTGAAGACCTTTTTGAAGCTGTTATTGCTAGACTTCCCATTGCCACATTTTTCCGCTTTCGCTCTGTTTGTCGTAAATGGAATTCCTTGCTGGAATCACAAAGTTTCTCTCATCATTGTGCTGAAATCCCACTAGCCAATCCCTGGTTTTATACCATTACTCATGAAAATATGAATGTTGGAGCCATGTATGACCCTTCAACCAAGAAATGGCACCACCCGACAATCTCTTTTCTTCCAGCAAAGATGATTGCTCTGCCAGTTGCTTCTGTAGGTGGTCTAGTTTGCTTTCTTGATATTGGTCATAGAAACTTTTATGTCTGCAACCCTTTGACTCAGTCATTTAAAGAGTTGCCAGCAAGGTCAGTTAAAGTGTGGTCACGTGTTGCTGTGGGAATGACTCTGAATGGAAATTCAACCAATGAAGGCTACAAGATCCTGTGGGTGGGGTGTGATGGAGAGTATGAAGTTTATGAATCAGTGAAGAATTCATGGAGCCGACCCGGAAGCATGCCCTCGAACATTAAGCTGCCACTATCACTGAACTTTCGGTCACAAGCAATTTCCATTGATAGCACACTTTACTTCATGCAGTCAGACCCTGAAGGGATTGTGTCCTACAACATGGTTTCTGGGGTATGGAAGCAATTTATAATCCCAGCCCCAATACATCTGAGTGACCACACACTTGCTGAGTGTGAGGGCAGGATCATGCTTGTGGGATTGCTGACAAAAAATGCCGCCACTTGCGTTTGCATATGGGAGCTGCAGAAGATGACTCTCTTGTGGAAGGAGGTGGACAGAATGCCAAACATATGGTGCTTAGAGTTTTACGGGAAGCACGTTAGAATGAGTTGCTTGGGCAACAAAGGTTTGTTCATGTTGTCGTTGAGATCACGACAAATGAACCGACTAGTTACATACAATGTGATGAGCAGGGAGTGGATGAAGGTTCCTGGATGTGTTCTACCACGGGGAAGAAAGCGACAGTGGATAGCATGTGGCACTGCCTTTTACCCTTGCCTGACTGCTACTGCTTAA